TTGCCGGGCAACCCAAAAACCGGGCGGCCATCAAGTCCATCCTCAAGGCCGTGGGCAGCGACATCCCGGTGCAGCTGGGCGGCGGCATCCGCGACCTGGACACGATAGAGCTGTACCTGGATGCGGGGCTCGAATACGTGATCATCGGCACCGCCGCGGTGAAGAACCCGGGCTTTCTGCAGGACGCCTGCAGCGCCTTTGGCGGACACATCATGGTGGGCCTGGACGCCAAGGACGGCAAGGTTGCCACCGACGGCTGGAGCAAGCTCACCGGCCACGAGGTGGTCGACCTGGCGCGCAAGTTCGAGGACTGGGGCGTGGAGTCCATCGTCTATACCGACATCGGGCGCGACGGCATGCTCAGCGGCATCAACGTGCAAGCCACCGTGCGCCTGGCCCAGGCGCTGAGCATTCCGGTGATCGCCTCGGGGGGCCTGGCCGGCATGGCCGACATCGAGGCGCTGTGCGCGGTCGAGGGCGAAGGCGTGCAGGGCGTGATCTGCGGGCGCGCGATCTATTCCGGCGACCTGGACTTCAGCGCTGCCCAGGAACGCGCCGACGAGCTCGCCCAGTCCTGACGCGCGGCGCGCGGGCTTGCGCAGCCCGGTCACGCTTGGGCGCCGGCCGCGCTCTCGAGCGCCGCGCACCACTGCTGCACTGCGGCTTCGCCGGCAGAGCCGGCGGATTCGGCCAGCGGCCAGCGGGTGCCGCTGGTGTGGGCGATGGAGCGCAGCTGCCACAGCGCCTCGCGCACCAGGAACAGCATTTCCTTGAGCCCCTGGGCGTCGTCGTGCAGCAGCGCGATCAACTCCTCCTGCTGGTCGGGGTGGCAGCCGGCGTCGTACAGGCTTCTCTGCAGCGCATGCAGCCGCTGGGCCACGTAGGCCTGGGCGCTGCCCGGCTCATCGGCCACGCCCGCCTGCTGCAGCCCGGCATGCAGCTGCTGCCACAGCGCCATGGCCTGGCTGATCTGCGCGGCCGCCTCGCGCACCTGCGCCAGGTCTTCGGGTTCGCCGCGCTGGATGTTGCTTGCCTGCAGCAGGGGCAGCAGCAGCGTGGTGAACTCCGCCGGAAACTTGTGGTGGCCCAGCCGCAGCGTGAGCGACAGGCGTACCGCCGCGCCGTCGGTGGCGTATTTTTCAAAGAAGGCCGCCACCACTTCGGCCAGCAGCAGCAGCTGGCCCATGGCCGAGATCTGCGCGCCCTGCAGGCCGCGCGGGTAGCCGCTGCCGTCCATGCGCTCGTGGTGCTCGAGGATGGCCACGGCCAGCGAGCGCGGATAGACCTCGCAGGTGCTGACCAGCCGTGCGCTGGCCAGGGGGTGGCGCATCAGCTCGCTGCGCTCCGCGCCGCTCACCGGGCGCGAGCCGTCGAGCCAGACCGGGTCCATCAGCAGCGTGCCCAGGTCGTGCAGCAGGCCGGCGGTGGCGGCGTTGGTGCATTCGCCGCGCGTCCAGTTGGCGCGGATCGCGAAATACGCCGCCACCAGCGCCACGTGCACCGCATGCGCGAAGTGCGCCGGATGCTGCTCGCGCAACACGCTGAGCATGAAGGCGAGCTGCGGCGGCAGCACCATCGCCTGCAGCGGGACGAGCAGCGCGCCGGCGGCCACGCCTTCGCTGCCGTCCTGCGTCAGCAGCTCCAGCAACGGCTCGCGCTGGCAGAGTTCGCGGGCAAATTCCACCAGCGACGCGGGGCTGACCAGCCCGTCCATGGTCAGCAGCTCTTCCAGCGGCTTGCGCAACTCGTGCTGCATCAGACGCCGGTAGTTGTCGGCACCCAGCTGCACGCCGGCTTCCACCAGCTTCAGGCCCGAGCGCGAGAACACCGCCTTGGCGGTGCTGACCCGGCGGCGCTCGCACACCGCCAAGATGGCGCGCTGGTAGTGCGTCGGCTCCCAGACGGGTTCATCGGGGTGCGCGGCGGCGGGCGCGGCGGTCGTCACCATGGGCAGCTTCGGGGTCTCGGTTGCGGAGGTCTCGAATATACCCAGCGCCCGGCGCCTTTCCGCAGCATGCGGCCGTGCGTGGTATCTTGTGCTTCCGGCTTTTTTGCGGACTTTTCATGCTTGCCAAACGCATCATTCCCTGCCTGGACGTGACCGGCGGCCGTGTCGTCAAGGGCGTCAACTTCGTGCAACTGCGCGACGCGGGCGACCCGGTGGAGATCGCCGCGCGCTACAACGAGCAGGGCGCCGACGAGCTCACCTTCCTGGACATCACCGCCACCAGCGACGAGCGCGACCTGATCCTGCCCATCATCGAAGCCGTGGCCAGCCAGGTCTTCATTCCGCTCACGGTGGGCGGCGGCGTGCGCTCGGTGGCGGACGTGCGCCGCCTGCTCAATGCGGGAGCGGACAAGGTGAGTTTCAACTCGGCGGCCATCGCGAGCCCCGAGGTCATCGCCGACGCCTCGGCCCACTACGGCGCGCAGTGCATCGTCGTGGCCATAGACGCCAAGCGCCGCCAGGGCGAGGACCTGGCCGCGCGCGGCGAGGGCTGGGACGTCTACAGCCATGGCGGGCGGCGCAACACCGGGCTGGACGCGGTGCAGTGGGCGCTGGCGATGCAGCAGCGCGGCGCGGGCGAGATCCTGCTCACCAGCATGGACCGCGACGGCACGCGCTCGGGCTTCGACCTGGAGCTCACGCGCGCGGTGAGCGAGGCGGTGACGCTGCCGGTGATCGCCTCCGGCGGCGTGGGCAGCCTGCAGCATCTGGCCGACGGCGTGAGCCTGGGTGCGGCCGACGCGGTGCTGGCCGCCAGCATCTTTCACTACGGTGAATTCACCGTGCGCCAGGCCAAGGAATACATGCAGGCCCAGGGCATCACGGTGCGCCTGTGAGCCGAAATTTGAATGAAATCGGCCTGTAACGCTTGCTGGGCAAGCGCTGACAGCTCACGTTTTTGAAGAAACTCTTCCATGCCTGATACCGCTATCGACACCGACTGGCTCTCGCAGCTGCGCTGGGACGCGCAGGGGCTGGTGCCCGCCATCGCCCAGGAGGCGGACAGCGGCGACGTGCTCATGCTCGCCTGGATGAGTCGCGAGGCGCTGGCGCAGACGGCGGCCTCGGGCCGGGCGGTGTACTTCAGCCGCTCGCGCGGGCGGCTGTGGCACAAGGGCGAAGCGT
This portion of the Comamonas flocculans genome encodes:
- the hisA gene encoding 1-(5-phosphoribosyl)-5-[(5-phosphoribosylamino)methylideneamino]imidazole-4-carboxamide isomerase, with the translated sequence MLLIPAIDLKDGHCVRLKQGDMKQATTFGEDPAAMARRWLDAGARRLHLVDLNGAFAGQPKNRAAIKSILKAVGSDIPVQLGGGIRDLDTIELYLDAGLEYVIIGTAAVKNPGFLQDACSAFGGHIMVGLDAKDGKVATDGWSKLTGHEVVDLARKFEDWGVESIVYTDIGRDGMLSGINVQATVRLAQALSIPVIASGGLAGMADIEALCAVEGEGVQGVICGRAIYSGDLDFSAAQERADELAQS
- a CDS encoding HD-GYP domain-containing protein, whose protein sequence is MVTTAAPAAAHPDEPVWEPTHYQRAILAVCERRRVSTAKAVFSRSGLKLVEAGVQLGADNYRRLMQHELRKPLEELLTMDGLVSPASLVEFARELCQREPLLELLTQDGSEGVAAGALLVPLQAMVLPPQLAFMLSVLREQHPAHFAHAVHVALVAAYFAIRANWTRGECTNAATAGLLHDLGTLLMDPVWLDGSRPVSGAERSELMRHPLASARLVSTCEVYPRSLAVAILEHHERMDGSGYPRGLQGAQISAMGQLLLLAEVVAAFFEKYATDGAAVRLSLTLRLGHHKFPAEFTTLLLPLLQASNIQRGEPEDLAQVREAAAQISQAMALWQQLHAGLQQAGVADEPGSAQAYVAQRLHALQRSLYDAGCHPDQQEELIALLHDDAQGLKEMLFLVREALWQLRSIAHTSGTRWPLAESAGSAGEAAVQQWCAALESAAGAQA
- the hisF gene encoding imidazole glycerol phosphate synthase subunit HisF, translated to MLAKRIIPCLDVTGGRVVKGVNFVQLRDAGDPVEIAARYNEQGADELTFLDITATSDERDLILPIIEAVASQVFIPLTVGGGVRSVADVRRLLNAGADKVSFNSAAIASPEVIADASAHYGAQCIVVAIDAKRRQGEDLAARGEGWDVYSHGGRRNTGLDAVQWALAMQQRGAGEILLTSMDRDGTRSGFDLELTRAVSEAVTLPVIASGGVGSLQHLADGVSLGAADAVLAASIFHYGEFTVRQAKEYMQAQGITVRL
- the hisI gene encoding phosphoribosyl-AMP cyclohydrolase, producing the protein MPDTAIDTDWLSQLRWDAQGLVPAIAQEADSGDVLMLAWMSREALAQTAASGRAVYFSRSRGRLWHKGEASGHVQQVHEIRIDCDRDVVLLKVTQHGHTPGIACHTGRHSCFFSVLKDGAWQAVDPVLKDPEQIYK